A part of Acipenser ruthenus chromosome 12, fAciRut3.2 maternal haplotype, whole genome shotgun sequence genomic DNA contains:
- the LOC117416883 gene encoding fatty-acid amide hydrolase 1 — translation MEKLNCRELLAEQSGWSAILAATACCTGAVFCFVKWKHSRKIHTKIQKAVARREQSKLDVENAVLQFRKQHPEAKSAPVLSLSLTELSKQLKEGSLTPATVLHTYMEKALEVSTELNCVTEFLLESREQLQEVEKYREGLLYGIPISIKDNVACQGHDSTCGVSIKLDCPEKEDSVVVQVLKRQGAIPFVKTNIPQGLLNYDCSNPIFGQSLNPHNRQKTPGGSSGGEGALIGGGGSLLGIGTDIGGSIRIPASFCGICGLKPTGGRLSDRGLTGCLPGQKSVTTALGPMGRDVDSLALFMKAVLSEDMFLLDPCVPPIPFNDEVYSSSKTLRIGYYDTDGYMVPSPSMRRAVLETKALLEKAGHTLVPFTPPRIAYAMEELIVKGILADGGSTLLHFLREERIDPALKPQIITYRIPRIVKKIISLIMKPLFPRISTTYESLNGVSSVQDLWKQHVDIADYCKEYIAQWKSLGLDVMLCPALGPAFKFGYPGKLSVAASYTILYNLLNFPAGVVPVSRVTEQDEEELKHYKGYYGDPWDKLFKEAVTGCQGLPVAVQCVALPWQEELCLRFMKEVESLTQGTGKN, via the exons ATGGAGAAGCTGAATTGTAGGGAGTTGCTGGCAGAGCAGTCCGGGTGGAGTGCCATTTTGGCAGCAACAGCTTGCTGCACCGGCGCTGTTTTTTGCTTTGTGAAATGGAAGCATTCTAGGAAGATCCATACAAAGATACAAAAGGCTGTAGCAAGGAGGGAACAATCCAAACTCGATGTAGAAAATGCCGTGCTGCAATTCAGAAAACAG CACCCCGAGGCTAAAAGTGCCCCTGTCCTGTCTCTGTCCCTCACAGAACTGAGCAAGCAGCTGAAAGAGGGATCGCTGACCCCAGCGACTGTGCTTCACACCTACATGGAGAAG GCCCTGGAGGTGAGCACGGAGTTGAACTGCGTGACGGAGTTCCTGCTGGAGAGCCGAGAACAGCTGCAGGAGGTGGAGAAGTATAGAGAAGGTCTTCTCTACGGGATTCCTATCAGCATCAAGGATAACGTGGCATGCCAG GGTCACGACTCCACCTGTGGTGTGTCAATCAAGCTGGACTGTCCAGAGAAAGAGGACTCTGTGGTTGTCCAGGTTCTCAAGAGGCAGGGCGCCATTCCCTTTGTGAAAACCAACATACCCCAGGGGCTGCTCAA CTATGACTGCAGCAACCCGATCTTCGGGCAGAGCCTGAACCCCCACAACCGACAGAAGACTCCAGGGGGGTCCTCGGGCGGGGAGGGAGCACTGATCGGAGGCGGGGGCTCCCTCCTGGGAATAGGGACTGATATTGGGGGCAGCATACGCATCCCGGCGTCATTCTGTGGGATCTGCGGTCTCAAGCCAACGGGAGGGCGCCTCAG tgATCGTGGCTTGACTGGCTGCCTTCCTGGACAGAAATCAG TGACGACGGCACTGGGCCCGATGGGACGGGATGTGGACAGCCTGGCTCTCTTCATGAAGGCTGTGCTCTCTGAAGACATGTTCCTTCTGGACCCCTGTGTGCCTCCCATCCCCTTCAACGATGAG GTGTACTCCAGTTCCAAGACGTTGAGGATTGGCTACTATGACACTGATGGCTATATGGTACCTTCCCCAAGCATGAGACGGGCTGTACTGGAAACCAAAGCTCTTCTTGAGAAAGCCGGACATACT ctggTACCCTTCACCCCACCTCGCATCGCTTATGCCATGGAGGAGCTGATCGTGAAGGGGATCCTGGCTGACGGGGGCTCCACACTCCTCCACTTCCT gagagaagagaggattGATCCTGCCTTGAAACCTCAGATCATCACTTATAGAATACCCCGAATAGTTAAGAAGATCATATCCTTAATCATGAAGCCTCTG TTTCCCCGCATTTCCACAACCTATGAATCACTGAATGGGGTCAG ctctgtccAGGATCTTTGGAAGCAACACGTAGATATAGCG GATTATTGCAAGGAGTATATTGCACAGTGGAAGAGTCTGGGTCTGGATGTGATGCTGTGTCCAGCACTTGGCCCTGCCTTTAAGTTTGGATATCCTGGGAAACTGTCGG TTGCAGCATCATATACCATCCTGTACAACCTGCTCAACTTCCCAGCAGGGGTGGTGCCTGTATCCAGAGTAACTGAGCAGGATGAGGAGGAGCTAAAGCACTACAAGGGTTACTATGGTGACCCTTGGGACAAGCTGTTTAAAGAA